A window of the Bacteroides thetaiotaomicron VPI-5482 genome harbors these coding sequences:
- the dnaB gene encoding replicative DNA helicase, with protein sequence MAEQRRNSRNTKSTKVQPVNDYGRIQPQAPELEEAVLGALMIEKDAYSLVSEILRPESFYEHRHQLIYAAITDLAVNQKPVDILTVKEQLSKRGELEEVGGPFYITQLSSKVASSAHIEYHARIIAQKSLARELITFTSNIQSKAFDETLDVDDLMQEAEGKLFEISQQNMKKDYTQINPVIDEAYKLIQKAAARTDGLSGLESGFTKLDKMTSGWQNSDLIIIAARPAMGKTAFVLSMAKNIAVDYRNPVALFSLEMSNVQLVNRLITNVCEIPSEKIKSGQLASYEWQQLDYKLKDLLDAPLYVDDTPSLSVFELRTKARRLVREHGVRIIIIDYLQLMNASGMAFGSRQEEVSTISRSLKGLAKELNIPIIALSQLNRGVESREGIDGKRPQLSDLRESGAIEQDADMVCFIHRPEYYKIYQDDRGNDLRGMAEIVIAKHRNGAVGEVLLRFKGEFTRFSNPEDDMVIPMPGEPAGAMLGSKLNAGAMPPPPPEPDFVPQGNNPFGATEGPLPF encoded by the coding sequence ATGGCTGAACAAAGAAGAAATTCCCGTAACACAAAATCAACTAAAGTACAACCGGTCAATGATTATGGTCGTATCCAACCTCAGGCACCGGAGCTGGAAGAGGCGGTGTTGGGTGCTTTAATGATTGAGAAGGATGCTTATTCGCTGGTGAGTGAGATTCTTCGCCCGGAGTCATTTTATGAGCATCGTCATCAGTTGATTTATGCTGCCATTACTGATCTTGCCGTTAATCAGAAGCCGGTGGACATTCTGACGGTCAAAGAGCAGTTGAGCAAAAGAGGTGAGTTGGAAGAGGTCGGTGGACCGTTCTATATTACTCAGTTGAGCAGTAAGGTTGCTTCTTCCGCACATATCGAATATCACGCCCGTATTATTGCACAAAAATCGTTGGCGCGCGAATTGATAACGTTTACCAGTAATATTCAAAGCAAGGCTTTTGATGAGACACTGGATGTGGACGACTTGATGCAGGAGGCGGAAGGCAAGCTGTTTGAGATTTCCCAGCAGAATATGAAGAAAGACTATACGCAGATTAATCCGGTAATTGACGAAGCGTATAAGCTGATTCAGAAAGCGGCTGCACGAACGGACGGTCTGAGTGGTCTTGAAAGTGGATTTACGAAACTGGACAAGATGACCTCCGGTTGGCAGAACTCCGACCTTATTATAATCGCTGCCCGTCCTGCCATGGGCAAGACAGCTTTCGTGCTTTCTATGGCTAAAAATATTGCTGTTGATTATCGGAATCCGGTAGCGTTGTTCTCTCTTGAAATGAGTAACGTCCAGTTGGTCAACCGTCTTATCACCAATGTTTGTGAGATTCCGAGTGAGAAGATCAAAAGTGGACAATTGGCAAGCTATGAGTGGCAACAGTTGGACTACAAACTGAAAGATCTGCTGGATGCTCCGCTTTATGTGGATGATACTCCGTCTTTGTCTGTGTTTGAACTCCGGACCAAAGCACGTCGTCTGGTGCGTGAACATGGGGTGAGAATCATTATTATTGACTACCTTCAGTTGATGAATGCGAGTGGTATGGCATTCGGTAGCCGTCAGGAAGAGGTTAGTACGATATCCCGTTCGTTGAAAGGATTGGCGAAGGAGTTGAACATTCCCATTATAGCCTTGTCGCAGTTGAATCGTGGTGTGGAGAGTCGTGAAGGTATTGACGGTAAACGCCCTCAGTTGAGTGACCTTCGTGAATCCGGAGCCATCGAGCAGGATGCCGATATGGTGTGTTTTATTCACCGTCCGGAATATTATAAGATTTATCAGGATGATCGTGGTAACGACCTTCGCGGTATGGCGGAAATTGTGATAGCCAAGCATCGTAATGGTGCGGTAGGTGAAGTCTTGCTCCGATTCAAAGGTGAGTTTACACGATTCTCTAATCCGGAAGATGATATGGTTATACCGATGCCGGGTGAACCTGCAGGTGCCATGCTGGGGTCTAAACTGAATGCCGGTGCTATGCCTCCGCCTCCGCCGGAACCGGACTTTGTTCCGCAGGGAAATAATCCGTTCGGTGCAACGGAAGGACCGTTACCTTTCTAA
- the pheT gene encoding phenylalanine--tRNA ligase subunit beta gives MNISYNWLKEYVNFDLTPDETAAALTSIGLETGGVEEVQTIKGGLEGLVIGEVLTCEEHPNSDHLHITTVNLGDGEPVQIVCGAPNVAAGQKVVVATLGTKLYDGDECFTIKKSKIRGVESTGMICAEDEIGIGTDHAGIIVLPAEAVPGTLAKDYYNIKSDYVLEVDITPNRADACSHYGVARDLYAYLIQNGKQATLQRPSVDGFKVENHDLDIEVVVENSEACPHYAGVTVKGVTVKESPEWLQNKLRLIGVRPINNVVDITNYIVHAFGQPLHCFDAGKIKGNEVIVKTLPEGTPFVTLDEVERKLSERDLMICNKEEAMCIAGVFGGLDSGSTEATTDVFIESAYFHPTWVRKTARRHGLNTDASFRFERGIDPNGVIYCLKLAALMVKELAGGTISSEIKDVCVAVPQDFMVELSYEKVNSLIGKVIPVETIKSIVTSLEMKIMNETVDGLTLAVPPYRVDVQRDCDVIEDILRIYGYNNVEIPTTLNSSLTTKGEHDKSNKLQNLVAEQLVGCGFNEILNNSLTRAAYYDGLENYSSNHLVMLLNPLSADLNCMRQTLLFGGLESIAHNANRKNADLKFFEFGNCYYFDADKKNPEKVLATYSEDYHLGLWVTGKKVANSWAHPDENSSVYELKAYVENILKRLGLDLHNLVVGNLTDDIFATALSVHTKGGKRLASFGVVTKKLLKAFDIDNEVYYADLNWKELMKAIRSVKISYKEISKFPAVKRDLALLLDKNVQFAEIEKIAYDTEKKLLKEVELFDVYEGKNIEAGKKSYAVSFLLQDETQTLNDKMIDKIMSKLVKNLEDKLNAKLR, from the coding sequence ATGAATATCTCTTATAACTGGCTGAAAGAGTATGTCAACTTTGATTTGACCCCCGATGAAACGGCTGCTGCGCTGACCTCAATCGGCTTGGAAACAGGTGGTGTAGAAGAAGTGCAAACCATTAAGGGTGGTTTGGAAGGACTCGTAATCGGTGAAGTGCTGACTTGCGAAGAACATCCGAATTCCGACCATTTGCATATCACTACCGTCAATCTGGGAGACGGCGAACCTGTACAGATTGTATGCGGTGCTCCGAATGTAGCTGCCGGACAGAAAGTAGTGGTTGCCACTTTGGGTACCAAACTTTATGACGGTGATGAATGCTTTACTATCAAGAAGTCAAAAATCCGTGGTGTAGAATCTACAGGGATGATTTGTGCAGAAGACGAAATCGGTATTGGTACCGATCATGCAGGAATCATCGTGTTGCCGGCTGAAGCTGTTCCGGGTACTCTCGCCAAAGACTATTATAATATCAAGAGTGACTACGTACTCGAAGTAGATATTACTCCTAACCGTGCAGACGCTTGCTCACACTATGGTGTGGCCCGCGACTTGTATGCTTACCTGATTCAGAATGGCAAGCAGGCTACTTTGCAACGTCCATCTGTAGATGGATTTAAGGTGGAAAATCATGATTTGGATATCGAAGTAGTGGTTGAAAACAGCGAAGCCTGTCCTCACTATGCCGGCGTTACGGTGAAAGGCGTTACTGTGAAGGAAAGCCCCGAATGGTTGCAGAATAAATTGCGCTTGATCGGTGTACGTCCTATTAATAATGTAGTGGATATTACTAATTATATCGTTCATGCTTTCGGTCAGCCATTGCATTGTTTCGATGCCGGAAAGATAAAAGGCAATGAAGTAATTGTCAAGACATTGCCGGAAGGCACTCCATTCGTCACATTGGATGAAGTGGAACGCAAGTTGAGCGAACGCGATCTGATGATCTGCAACAAAGAAGAAGCGATGTGTATTGCCGGTGTATTCGGCGGACTGGATTCCGGTTCTACGGAAGCTACGACAGATGTATTTATCGAAAGCGCTTATTTCCATCCTACATGGGTGCGTAAGACTGCCCGTCGTCACGGTCTGAATACGGATGCTTCTTTCCGTTTCGAACGTGGCATCGATCCGAACGGAGTAATCTATTGTCTGAAACTGGCTGCTCTGATGGTGAAAGAACTGGCCGGTGGCACTATCTCATCCGAAATTAAGGATGTTTGCGTTGCAGTTCCACAAGACTTTATGGTAGAACTTTCTTATGAGAAAGTAAATTCGCTGATTGGTAAAGTGATTCCCGTGGAAACGATCAAGAGCATTGTTACCAGCCTGGAAATGAAAATCATGAATGAGACAGTTGACGGACTGACATTGGCCGTTCCTCCTTATCGTGTAGACGTACAGCGTGATTGCGATGTGATCGAAGATATTCTACGTATCTATGGATATAATAATGTAGAAATCCCGACTACGCTGAACTCCAGTCTGACAACCAAGGGTGAGCATGATAAATCAAACAAATTACAGAATCTGGTTGCAGAACAGCTGGTTGGCTGTGGCTTCAATGAAATACTGAATAATTCTCTGACTCGTGCCGCTTACTACGACGGTCTGGAGAACTATTCATCCAACCATCTGGTGATGCTGCTGAATCCACTGAGTGCCGATCTGAACTGTATGCGTCAGACATTGCTGTTCGGTGGACTGGAAAGTATCGCTCACAATGCAAACCGCAAGAATGCCGATTTGAAATTCTTCGAATTCGGTAACTGCTATTACTTCGATGCGGACAAGAAGAATCCGGAAAAAGTACTGGCTACCTATTCGGAAGACTATCACTTGGGTTTGTGGGTGACTGGAAAGAAAGTAGCCAACTCATGGGCACACCCGGATGAAAACAGTTCGGTATACGAATTGAAGGCTTATGTAGAGAATATATTGAAGCGCCTGGGACTGGATTTGCACAACCTGGTAGTTGGCAATCTGACTGACGATATTTTCGCTACCGCACTTTCTGTTCATACCAAGGGGGGGAAGCGTCTTGCCTCTTTCGGTGTTGTGACGAAGAAACTGCTGAAAGCATTCGATATAGATAATGAGGTGTATTATGCCGACTTGAACTGGAAAGAACTGATGAAGGCTATCCGTTCAGTGAAGATCAGCTACAAGGAAATTTCCAAATTCCCTGCTGTGAAGCGTGACTTGGCATTGTTGCTCGACAAGAACGTACAGTTTGCCGAAATCGAAAAAATCGCTTACGATACAGAAAAGAAACTGCTGAAAGAAGTGGAACTCTT